The genomic stretch TGTGCCGTTTTATACAAATCGGTAATGGCAGAAACTAAAGTTTCCCCTTTGCCCTTGCCGACCCATACGATTGCTTTTTCATTTGCCTTGCCTCCTGCTTCTGACTTCGCTATATTGGAAAAGTCAAGAAGCTGCACATAAATGATAAATTTATTATCTTTATAATCGATACCAATCGCCTTTGCATAGCTGGCGTTCTGTACCTCTGTTGCGCTCCAGCAGCCGGTTATGGTCATGCAAACACCAACGGCAACTACCAGGGATAGTAAACGTGATAGCTGGATCATGGGCGGCTCCCATCCTTTCTGGGTTTTTGCGTATGTAGGTAATCAGGCCTGCGCTTGTTCCACCGAAAAGGAATTTTTAATAGGGAAACGACAAGCTGCCTCAAATTAAGTGGCGACAAGGGTGCCAAGTAGGGAATGCCGAATGATTGTATGGAGGATAAATAAATCACAAATAAAATGATCGATAAAATAAACCCGTACATTCCAAGCGTAGCTGCCATAAAGAAAGAGGCAAAACGTAGTAATATGGTTGTGCTTGTAAGGACTTGATTGACCAGTGTGGAGCTGCTGACAACGGTTATCGCTGTAACAACAATCATTAAGGGAGAAATCATGCCAGCTCGAATAGCGGCATCACCAATAATTAGCCCCCCCACAACCGTCAGTGTTTGCCCAATTGAGCTTGGTAGGCGCACGCCAGCCTCTCGGAACAGCTCCATCAAGCACATAATAAAAAACATCTCAAGTGAGGACTCCATCGGTAGTCCATGTCTCCCCGATGATATGGTCGCGAGCAGAGGGAATGGTATTTGATCCGTATGAAAAACCGTAAGCGCGATATAAAAGCCTGGCAAAAAAATAGTTGTCAGCAATCCGGCAAAACGCAGGATGCGTCCAATGTTAACGGACAATGGGGGGAAATAGGCGTCTTCCGGTGATTTCATAAGCAAAAATAAGTTAATTGGTGCAATGATGCAGGTCGGATTTCCATCCACTAAAATGATAAAACGACCGTTCATCAGGCAATCGACTGCAAAATCTGGCCGTCCAGTGTAATCGGTAAGAGGAAATAACATGATAGGCGAGGGAGAGAGCAGCTCCTCAAGCTGTCCAGTTGAAATAAGCTTCTCTACATCGATGCTAGAGAGCTTATGTCGAACAAGTTTAATCGTCTCGGTATCAGCAATATCTTCAATGTAGAGCAGCGCTGTCTTGGTTAAGGTTCTAGAACCGATCGTGAAATATTGACAGGCTAATGTGTCGGTGCGAAGCCGTTTTCGGATAAGTGCAATGTTAACTGAGATATGCTCAACAAAGCCGTCCTTTGGACCGCGTATCGATACCTCCGAAGTTGATTCATTAGGCTCACGGCTAGGAAGATTAGCAATATCTACGGTCCATAGCATTTGAAGGGATGGCAAACAGAAGATCATAAAACCTTCAAAGACAAAGGAAGCAAGCTTTTTGCGGTCGATCAGCTGACTATTTGAATCATGGGCGTTCCATTGCAAATTAGCGCTGCGCTGTACATCCTCCCGTCGTTTGAAGCTGGTTTGCTCAAATACCTTGTCCAGCTCGGGCAGAATGACATCATTAATAATCGCAATATCTGTCATTCCGTTGCAATAGATAAATATGCCTTGAACAGCTGCGGACGGCGAGCCGAACATATGTGTAAAGACATGTACATCCTCAGCATTAGCAAACCAGCTGCGGAGCTTATGTTCATCCAAATAGATAGGTTTTTGGGTAGATTCATCCATCCTTGCTGTCATTAGTTTTAGGCTCCTTTCGTTTGCAGCTTCGAATGAGTACAGCGAATGCAAGTATAACGGTTAGCGTCAACACATAAATCGCTAATGCAGGAAAATGAACAGAAGCTAAGTATTGCAAGGTTTGATCGTCACGCCACGGATATAAAGATATGCTTGTCATACAAACAGATAGCACGGATAGGGTGACTAAGCGCTTAATAGGCGTGCGGACGTTTAGCAGATCTGTAATCAAATATAGGGAAATGGCAATTCTAGCGAAGGAGCCGCATAACCATTGATAGATGGACAGAAAGTCTACATGCTGCAGAAGCAGCCCCATGTTTACGATTCTCCATTGCTCAAAGGCGGTATGACGCTGCAGGGCCGCTTCCTGCGGTCCGAATTCTGTAATGGCTCCAATGGTTGGGCCGATGACCATGCCAAGCATGAACAAGGCTAGCAGGACAAGATGCCACCATCGTAGTTGTTTATTAAGCTGATGCTGATATAAGAGGAGGACCCATAGCTCCAGCAGCCCGGCGAGTGCATAAAACGTGCCTCTG from Paenibacillus sp. FSL H8-0548 encodes the following:
- a CDS encoding spore germination protein; this encodes MTARMDESTQKPIYLDEHKLRSWFANAEDVHVFTHMFGSPSAAVQGIFIYCNGMTDIAIINDVILPELDKVFEQTSFKRREDVQRSANLQWNAHDSNSQLIDRKKLASFVFEGFMIFCLPSLQMLWTVDIANLPSREPNESTSEVSIRGPKDGFVEHISVNIALIRKRLRTDTLACQYFTIGSRTLTKTALLYIEDIADTETIKLVRHKLSSIDVEKLISTGQLEELLSPSPIMLFPLTDYTGRPDFAVDCLMNGRFIILVDGNPTCIIAPINLFLLMKSPEDAYFPPLSVNIGRILRFAGLLTTIFLPGFYIALTVFHTDQIPFPLLATISSGRHGLPMESSLEMFFIMCLMELFREAGVRLPSSIGQTLTVVGGLIIGDAAIRAGMISPLMIVVTAITVVSSSTLVNQVLTSTTILLRFASFFMAATLGMYGFILSIILFVIYLSSIQSFGIPYLAPLSPLNLRQLVVSLLKIPFRWNKRRPDYLHTQKPRKDGSRP
- a CDS encoding endospore germination permease codes for the protein MGRGSGLIGIWASFTILLLSAGLVSHVMSIPLILGVAQRDSWLSVIFTAPFFLLWILILFGIIKKLNRERLPDWIERQFGIIPAWAFRISGVVMLFTSGTYTLFDTSAWTVSTYMQQTPIFVVIAISILVSLLAAYQGLKTIALTSSVLLPLVIILGYFVSIANIKYKDYDLLFPIFENGWLPVGRGTFYALAGLLELWVLLLYQHQLNKQLRWWHLVLLALFMLGMVIGPTIGAITEFGPQEAALQRHTAFEQWRIVNMGLLLQHVDFLSIYQWLCGSFARIAISLYLITDLLNVRTPIKRLVTLSVLSVCMTSISLYPWRDDQTLQYLASVHFPALAIYVLTLTVILAFAVLIRSCKRKEPKTNDSKDG